Proteins found in one Larimichthys crocea isolate SSNF chromosome I, L_crocea_2.0, whole genome shotgun sequence genomic segment:
- the LOC104939402 gene encoding protocadherin alpha-C2 isoform X4 — MGSFVTMRSCKRYVVLISLLSLVRNISTSVTHYSIPEEMKEGSVVANLANDLNLDVKTLNQRKMRLDIIANKKYLDVNKETGELYIVEKIDREYLCPTKSSTSCYLKLEVILENPVRIFNIEVEILDMNDNAPQFRRDVIHLDISEATPKGERFSLSNAVDPDVGSNSVKTYHLSESENFNIEVQTGRDGSKFAELILTKTLDREQQAVHNLILTAVDGGTPARSGTASVIVRVLDTNDNAPAFDKTSYSIKVMENSPIGSLVIHLNATDLDEGSNSDLTYSYSLYTSEKTQETFNLNPSTGEITVKGMLNYEDFKIYDMEIIATDKGANSLSGQCTIKILVEDMNDNHPEISIKSFQSPVNENIELDTVIAVVSVSDKDSGDNGVVDLHIPDNMPFRLRESSDNYYELVVSEPLDREKVPEYDITFTVTDRGSPPLSDNETMTLELLDVNDNVPQFPQSFYTIRVTENNAPGALLSSLTAFDPDLHENQYLVYFILEKEIANTSMSMLFSINPENGNLYALKTFDYEIEKEYLFHIEARDSGSPPLSSNVTVHIIIVDQNDNAPVIVSPWRAHGSVVEEKIPRSTDKGSLVAKVIALDTDSVHNSRITYQFLQVTDATLFSLDQYNGEIRTMRMFSYRDPRHQRLVVVAKDNGEPALSATVTIKLSTMETAVKAYSDMTEVPLEYDIFSDLNLYLVIGLGSVSFLLLITILVTIVLKCQKPKPSKAAPPCRNSVISERNSTIADSTLVSNDAYWYSLFLAETRKGKLVVRQPVPKGSRYIVSSIPRGTGLTDTSDSAASTLQYPK, encoded by the coding sequence ATGGGGTCCTTTGTGACAATGCGGTCCTGCAAAAGGTATGTCGTGctcatttctcttctttctttggttCGTAACATATCGACTTCAGTGACTCATTATTCCATACcggaggaaatgaaagaaggaTCAGTTGTCGCAAACCTTGCTAACGATCTCAACTTGGAtgttaaaacactgaatcagaGGAAGATGCGTCTCGACATCATTGCAAATAAGAAATATCTGGATGTGAACAAAGAGACTGGAGAACTCTATATTGTTGAGAAGATTGACAGAGAATATCTTTGTCCCACAAAGTCATCAACTTCATGTTATCTAAAACTGGAAGTAATACTGGAAAATCCAGTTCGTATTTTTAATATAGAAGTAGAAATTTTGGACATGAACGACAACGCCCCACAATTTCGAAGAGACGTCATACATTTAGACATATCTGAGGCGACGCCAAAAGGAGAGAGATTTTCTCTCAGCAATGCAGTTGATCCTGATGTTGGAAGTAATTCAGTTAAAACATATCATTTGAGCGAAAGTGAAAACTTTAATATTGAAGTTCAGACTGGAAGAGACGGGTCTAAGTTTGCAGAATTAATCTTAACAAAGACTTTAGATCGAGAGCAGCAAGCTGTTCATAATTTAATACTCACAGCTGTAGATGGAGGCACACCTGCTCGTTCTGGTACTGCCAGTGTTATTGTTCGTGTTTTGGACACAAATGATAACGCTCCTGCATTTGACAAGACAAGTTACAGTATAAAAGTAATGGAAAATTCTCCCATTGGAAGCCTTGTCATTCATCTCAATGCAACAGATTTAGATGAAGGATCAAATTCTGATTTAACATACTCATACAGTTTATATAcgtcagagaaaacacaagaaacatttaatctgaatCCTTCCACTGGTGAAATTACTGTTAAAGGAATGTTAAATTATGAAGACTTTAAGATTTATGATATGGAAATTATAGCAACTGATAAAGGAGCTAATAGTTTGTCAGGACAATGTACTATAAAGATTCTGGTTGAAGACATGAATGACAATCACCCAGAAATATCTATTAAATCATTTCAGAGTCCAGTCAATGAAAACATAGAATTAGACACAGTGATAGCTGTAGTTAGTGTCAGTGATAAAGACTCAGGTGACAATGGAGTGGTTGATCTTCATATTCCAGATAATATGCCTTTCAGACTGAGGGAATCCTCTGATAACTATTATGAATTAGTAGTGTCAGAGCCGTTAGACCGTGAGAAGGTTCCAGAATATGACATCACTTTCACTGTTACAGACAGAGGCTCTCCTCCTTTATCTGACAATGAAACTATGACGTTAGAACTGCTGGATGTTAATGACAATGTTCCACAGTTCCCTCAGTCATTTTATACTATACGTGTAACGGAGAATAACGCACCTGGGGCCTTGCTCAGTTCACTGACTGCGTTTGACCCTGACCTCCATGAAAACCAGTATCTAGTTTATTTCATCCTTGAGAAGGAGATAGCCAACACATCCATGTCCATGTTGTTCTCCATCAATCCAGAGAACGGAAATCTTTACGCACTGAAAACTTTTGACTATGAGATCGAAAAGGAGTATCTTTTCCACATCGAGGCCAGAGACTCtggctctcctccactcagcaGTAACGTGACCGTCCACATCATCATTGTGGACCAGAACGACAACGCTCCAGTTATTGTGTCTCCATGGCGCGCGCATGGctcagtggtggaggaaaagATCCCCAGATCCACCGACAAAGGCTCTCTGGTTGCCAAGGTGATAGCCTTAGACACCGACTCGGTGCACAACTCTCGGATTACCTACCAGTTTCTACAGGTGACTGACGCCACCTTGTTCAGTCTGGACCAATACAACGGAGAGATCCGGACTATGAGGATGTTCAGTTACAGAGATCCGCGCCACCAGAGACTGGTTGTTGTGGCCAAGGACAACGGAGAGCCTGCTCTCTCTGCTACAGTCACCATCAAGCTGTCCACAATGGAGACTGCAGTCAAGGCCTACTCTGACATGACTGAGGTGCCTCTTGAATACGACATCTTTTCAGACCTAAACCTGTATTTGGTCATCGGTCTGGGCTCGGTGTCATTTCTCCTGCTGATCACCATACTGGTCACCATCGTGCTCAAGTGTCAGAAACCCAAGCCCAGCAAAGCGGCTCCTCCCTGCAGGAACAGTGTGATCAGTGAGAGGAACTCCACCATCGCAGATTCCACTCTGGTCTCCAACGATGCCTACTGGTACAGTCTGTTTCTAGCAGAGACCAGGAAAGGAAAGCTGGTGGTCAGACAGCCTGTGCCAAAGGGCTCCAGATACATCGTGTCCAGTATACCAAGAGGCACAGGACTGACTGACACCAGTGACTCAGCAGCTTCCACTCTGCag
- the LOC104939402 gene encoding protocadherin alpha-C2 isoform X10 produces MESYKRYAALVFLISLVRNISTSVTHYSIPEEMKEGSVVSNLATDLSLDVKTLNQRKMRLDIIANKKYLDVNKATGELYIVEKIDREYICNTKSSCYLKLEVILENPLRIFNIEVEILDMNDNAPQFRRDAIHLDISEATPKGERFSLSNAVDPDVGSNSVKTYHLSESEHFNIEVQTGRDGSKFAELILTKTLDREQQAVHNLILTAVDGGTPARSGTVSIVVHVSDTNDNAPTFDKASYNIKVMENAPIGSLVIHLNATDLDEGSNSDLTYSYSLYTSEKTQETFNLNPSTGEITVKGMLNYEDFKIYDMEIIATDKGANSLSGQCTIKILVEDMNDNHPEISIKSFQSPVNENIELDTVIAVVSVSDKDSGDNGVVDLHIPDNMPFRLRESSDNYYELVVSEPLDREKVPEYDITFTVTDRGSPPLSDNETMTLELLDVNDNVPQFPQSFYTIRVTENNAPGALLSSLTAFDPDLHENQYLVYFILEKEIANTSMSMLFSINPENGNLYALKTFDYEIEKEFLFHIEARDSGSPPLSSNVTVHIIIVDQNDNAPVIVSPWRAHGSVVEEKIPRSTDKGSLVAKVIALDTDSVHNSRITYQFLQVTDATLFSLDQYNGEIRTMRMFSYRDPRHQRLVVVAKDNGEPALSATVTIKLSTIETAVKAYSDLTEVPLEYDIFSDLNLYLVIGLGSVSFLLLITILVTIVLKCQKPKPSKAAPPCRNSVISERNSTIADSTLVSNDAYWYSLFLAETRKGKLVVRQPVPKGSRYIVSSIPRGTGLTDTSDSAASTLQYPK; encoded by the coding sequence ATGGAGTCATACAAAAGGTACGCGGCGCTcgtttttcttatttctttggTTCGTAACATATCGACTTCAGTGACTCATTATTCAATACcggaggaaatgaaagaaggaTCAGTCGTCTCCAACCTTGCTACCGACCTCAGCTTGGAtgttaaaacactgaatcagaGGAAGATGCGTCTCGACATCATTGCAAATAAGAAATATCTGGATGTGAACAAAGCGACGGGTGAGCTATATATTGTTGAGAAGATTGACAGAGAATATATTTGTAACACAAAATCATCTTGTTATCTAAAATTGGAAGTAATACTCGAAAATCCACTCCGAATTTTTAACATAGAAGTAGAAATTTTGGACATGAATGACAACGCCCCACAATTTCGAAGAGACGCTATTCATTTAGACATATCTGAGGCGACGCCAAAAGGAGAGAGATTCTCTCTCAGCAATGCAGTTGATCCTGATGTTGGAAGTAATTCAGTAAAAACGTATCATTTGAGTGAAAGTGAACACTTTAATATTGAAGTTCAGACTGGAAGAGATGGGTCTAAGTTTGCCGAATTAATCTTAACAAAGACGTTGGATCGAGAGCAGCAAGCTGTTCATAATTTAATACTCACAGCTGTAGATGGAGGCACACCTGCTCGTTCTGGCACGGTCAGCATTGTCGTTCATGTTTCGGACACAAATGATAACGCTCCGACATTTGACAAAGCGAGTTATAATATAAAAGTAATGGAAAATGCTCCCATTGGAAGCCTTGTTATTCATCTCAATGCAACAGATTTAGATGAAGGATCAAATTCTGATTTAACATACTCATACAGTTTATATacatcagagaaaacacaagaaacatttaatctgaatCCTTCCACTGGTGAAATTACTGTTAAAGGAATGTTAAATTATGAAGACTTTAAGATTTATGATATGGAAATTATTGCAACTGATAAAGGAGCTAATAGTTTGTCAGGACAATGTACTATAAAGATTCTGGTTGAAGACATGAATGACAATCACCCAGAAATATCTATTAAATCATTTCAGAGTCCAGTCAATGAAAACATAGAATTAGACACGGTGATAGCTGTAGTTAGTGTCAGTGATAAAGACTCAGGTGACAATGGAGTGGTTGATCTTCATATTCCAGATAATATGCCTTTCAGACTGAGGGAATCCTCTGATAACTATTATGAATTAGTAGTGTCAGAGCCGTTAGACCGTGAGAAGGTTCCAGAATATGACATCACTTTCACTGTTACAGACAGAGGCTCTCCTCCTTTATCTGACAATGAAACTATGACGTTAGAACTGCTGGATGTTAATGACAATGTTCCACAGTTCCCTCAGTCATTTTATACTATACGTGTAACGGAGAATAACGCACCTGGGGCCTTGCTCAGTTCACTCACTGCGTTTGACCCTGACCTCCATGAAAACCAGTATCTAGTTTATTTCATCCTTGAGAAGGAGATAGCCAACACCTCCATGTCCATGCTGTTCTCCATCAATCCAGAGAACGGTAATCTTTACGCACTGAAAACTTTTGACTATGAGATCGAGAAGGAGTTTCTTTTCCACATCGAGGCCAGAGACTCtggctctcctccactcagcaGTAATGTGACTGTCCACATCATCATTGTGGACCAGAACGACAACGCTCCAGTTATTGTGTCTCCATGGCGCGCGCATGGctcagtggtggaggaaaagATCCCCAGATCCACCGACAAAGGCTCTCTGGTTGCCAAGGTGATAGCCTTAGACACCGACTCGGTGCACAACTCTCGGATTACCTACCAGTTTCTACAGGTGACTGACGCCACCTTGTTCAGTCTGGACCAATACAACGGAGAGATCCGGACTATGAGGATGTTCAGTTACAGAGATCCGCGCCACCAGAGACTGGTTGTTGTGGCCAAAGACAACGGAGAGCCTGCTCTCTCTGCTACAGTCACCATCAAGCTGTCCACAATAGAGACTGCAGTCAAGGCCTACTCTGACCTGACGGAGGTGCCTCTAGAATACGACATCTTCTCAGACCTAAACCTGTATTTGGTCATCGGTCTGGGCTCGGTGTCATTTCTCCTGTTGATCACCATACTGGTCACCATCGTGCTCAAGTGTCAGAAACCCAAGCCCAGCAAAGCGGCTCCTCCCTGCAGGAACAGTGTGATCAGTGAGAGGAACTCCACCATCGCAGATTCCACTCTGGTCTCCAACGATGCCTACTGGTACAGTCTGTTTCTAGCAGAGACCAGGAAAGGAAAGCTGGTGGTCAGACAGCCTGTGCCAAAGGGCTCCAGATACATCGTGTCCAGTATACCAAGAGGCACAGGACTGACAGACACTAGTGACTCAGCAGCTTCCACTCTGCAG
- the LOC104939402 gene encoding protocadherin alpha-C2 isoform X6, which produces MESYKRYAALVFLISLVRNISTSVTHYSIPEEMKEGSVVSNLATDLSLDVKTLNQRKMRLDIIANKKYLDVNKATGELYIVEKIDREYICNTKSSCYLKLEVILENPLRIFNIEVEILDMNDNAPQFRRDAIHLDISEATPKGERFSLSNAVDPDVGSNSVKTYHLSESEHFNIEVQTGRDGSKFAELILTKTLDREQQAVHNLILTAVDGGTPARSGTVSIVVHVSDTNDNAPTFDKASYNIKVMENAPIGSLVIHLNATDLDEGSNSDLTYSYSLYTSEKTQETFNLNPSTGEITVKGMLNYEDFKIYDMEIIATDKGANSLSGQCTIKILVEDMNDNHPEISIKSFQSPVNENIELDTVIAVVSVSDKDSGDNGVVDLHIPDNMPFRLRESSDNYYELVVSEPLDREKVPEYDITFTVTDRGSPPLSDNETMTLELLDVNDNVPQFPQSFYTIRVTENNAPGALLSSLTAFDPDLHENQYLVYFILEKEIANTSMSMLFSINPENGNLYALKTFDYEIEKEFLFHIEARDSGSPPLSSNVTVHIIIVDQNDNAPVIVSPWRAHGSVVEEKIPRSTDKGSLVAKVIALDTDSVHNSRITYQFLQVTDATLFSLDQYNGEIRTMRMFSYRDPRHQRLVVVAKDNGEPALSATVTIKLSTIETAVKAYSDLTEVPLEYDIFSDLNLYLVIGLGSVSFLLLITILVTIVLKCQKPKPSKAAPPCRNSVISERNSTIADSTLVSNDAYWYSLFLAETRKGKLVVRQPVPKGSRYIVSSIPRGTGLTDTSDSAASTLQASTTSSSSST; this is translated from the coding sequence ATGGAGTCATACAAAAGGTACGCGGCGCTcgtttttcttatttctttggTTCGTAACATATCGACTTCAGTGACTCATTATTCAATACcggaggaaatgaaagaaggaTCAGTCGTCTCCAACCTTGCTACCGACCTCAGCTTGGAtgttaaaacactgaatcagaGGAAGATGCGTCTCGACATCATTGCAAATAAGAAATATCTGGATGTGAACAAAGCGACGGGTGAGCTATATATTGTTGAGAAGATTGACAGAGAATATATTTGTAACACAAAATCATCTTGTTATCTAAAATTGGAAGTAATACTCGAAAATCCACTCCGAATTTTTAACATAGAAGTAGAAATTTTGGACATGAATGACAACGCCCCACAATTTCGAAGAGACGCTATTCATTTAGACATATCTGAGGCGACGCCAAAAGGAGAGAGATTCTCTCTCAGCAATGCAGTTGATCCTGATGTTGGAAGTAATTCAGTAAAAACGTATCATTTGAGTGAAAGTGAACACTTTAATATTGAAGTTCAGACTGGAAGAGATGGGTCTAAGTTTGCCGAATTAATCTTAACAAAGACGTTGGATCGAGAGCAGCAAGCTGTTCATAATTTAATACTCACAGCTGTAGATGGAGGCACACCTGCTCGTTCTGGCACGGTCAGCATTGTCGTTCATGTTTCGGACACAAATGATAACGCTCCGACATTTGACAAAGCGAGTTATAATATAAAAGTAATGGAAAATGCTCCCATTGGAAGCCTTGTTATTCATCTCAATGCAACAGATTTAGATGAAGGATCAAATTCTGATTTAACATACTCATACAGTTTATATacatcagagaaaacacaagaaacatttaatctgaatCCTTCCACTGGTGAAATTACTGTTAAAGGAATGTTAAATTATGAAGACTTTAAGATTTATGATATGGAAATTATTGCAACTGATAAAGGAGCTAATAGTTTGTCAGGACAATGTACTATAAAGATTCTGGTTGAAGACATGAATGACAATCACCCAGAAATATCTATTAAATCATTTCAGAGTCCAGTCAATGAAAACATAGAATTAGACACGGTGATAGCTGTAGTTAGTGTCAGTGATAAAGACTCAGGTGACAATGGAGTGGTTGATCTTCATATTCCAGATAATATGCCTTTCAGACTGAGGGAATCCTCTGATAACTATTATGAATTAGTAGTGTCAGAGCCGTTAGACCGTGAGAAGGTTCCAGAATATGACATCACTTTCACTGTTACAGACAGAGGCTCTCCTCCTTTATCTGACAATGAAACTATGACGTTAGAACTGCTGGATGTTAATGACAATGTTCCACAGTTCCCTCAGTCATTTTATACTATACGTGTAACGGAGAATAACGCACCTGGGGCCTTGCTCAGTTCACTCACTGCGTTTGACCCTGACCTCCATGAAAACCAGTATCTAGTTTATTTCATCCTTGAGAAGGAGATAGCCAACACCTCCATGTCCATGCTGTTCTCCATCAATCCAGAGAACGGTAATCTTTACGCACTGAAAACTTTTGACTATGAGATCGAGAAGGAGTTTCTTTTCCACATCGAGGCCAGAGACTCtggctctcctccactcagcaGTAATGTGACTGTCCACATCATCATTGTGGACCAGAACGACAACGCTCCAGTTATTGTGTCTCCATGGCGCGCGCATGGctcagtggtggaggaaaagATCCCCAGATCCACCGACAAAGGCTCTCTGGTTGCCAAGGTGATAGCCTTAGACACCGACTCGGTGCACAACTCTCGGATTACCTACCAGTTTCTACAGGTGACTGACGCCACCTTGTTCAGTCTGGACCAATACAACGGAGAGATCCGGACTATGAGGATGTTCAGTTACAGAGATCCGCGCCACCAGAGACTGGTTGTTGTGGCCAAAGACAACGGAGAGCCTGCTCTCTCTGCTACAGTCACCATCAAGCTGTCCACAATAGAGACTGCAGTCAAGGCCTACTCTGACCTGACGGAGGTGCCTCTAGAATACGACATCTTCTCAGACCTAAACCTGTATTTGGTCATCGGTCTGGGCTCGGTGTCATTTCTCCTGTTGATCACCATACTGGTCACCATCGTGCTCAAGTGTCAGAAACCCAAGCCCAGCAAAGCGGCTCCTCCCTGCAGGAACAGTGTGATCAGTGAGAGGAACTCCACCATCGCAGATTCCACTCTGGTCTCCAACGATGCCTACTGGTACAGTCTGTTTCTAGCAGAGACCAGGAAAGGAAAGCTGGTGGTCAGACAGCCTGTGCCAAAGGGCTCCAGATACATCGTGTCCAGTATACCAAGAGGCACAGGACTGACAGACACTAGTGACTCAGCAGCTTCCACTCTGCAG